The nucleotide window CACGCTGGTGACGGTGCTCAACGACGCCGGCCAGCCCGAGAACGGCGAAGTCGGCAAGCGCATCCTGTCGCTGCTCGACGAGCAACTGCACTGAGCCGGCGCATGATTGCTGGCTTGCCAGCCGGCCGTCCTGGCCGGTGCCTGGCGGGGAGGGCGCGGCCATGATGCGCTTCGCCTTCCTCGGCAGCGGCAGCGAGGGCAACTCGCTGCTGATCGAATCCCGCGAAGACACCACCACCACCCGCGTGCTGCTGGACTGCGGCTTCGGCATCCGCGAGACCGCCCGGCGCCTGGAGCGCCTGGGCGTCACGCCGGATCAGCTCGACGCCGTGCTGGTCACGCACGAGCATGGCGACCATGTCGGTTCGGCCTATGCGTTTGCCGCGCGCCATCGCCTGACGGTCTACACCAGCCACGGCACCTGGCTGGCCACCTCGCACCTGCGCGGCGCCGACGTGGCCGACGTGCGGGTTTGCTGCGCCGACCATGGCTTTGCCGTCGGCGGCTTGCAGGTGCTGCCCTACACCGTGCCGCACGACGCGCGCGAGCCGCTGCAGTTCGTGCTGTCGGACGGGCAGGCGCGGCTGGGCGTGCTGACCGATGCGGGCATGGAAACGCCTTACGTGACCGCGCGCCTGGCGGGCGTGGATGCGCTGGTGCTGGAATGCAACCATGACCGCGAGATGCTGCGCAATTCCGTCTATCCGGCCTCGCTCAAGCGGCGCATCGGCGGCGACTTCGGCCACCTGGCCAATGAAGTGGCGGCCAGCATCCTGGCGCAGGTGGCCCACGACGGGCTGAACCGCGTGGTGGCGGCCCATCTGAGCAAGCAGAACAATACGCGCGAGCTGGCCACCGGGGCGCTGGCAGCTGCTTTGGGCGCCAGGCCGAGCGAGGTGCTGGTGGCAGAGCAGGACGAAGGCCTGGCGTGGCAGGCGGTGCGGGCCTGAAGGCCGGCGGAACGGGGGCAGGAGCGCGCGGTGGCGCGTCCCCAAAACAAAAAACCGGCCCGAAGGCCGGTTTTTTTATCGGNNNNNNNNNNNNNNNNNNNNNNNNNNNNNNNNNNNNNNNNNNNNNNNNNNNNNNNNNNNNNNNNNNNNNNNNNNNNNNNNNNNNNNNNNNNNNNNNNNNNGAAGAACCGATTACTGCTTGGCGGCCGGAGCCGAAGCGTCAGCAGCCGGAGCCGAGGCGTCAGCAGCCGGGGCCGAAGCGTCAGCAGCCGGAGCGACCGGGGCTTCAGCAGCCGGAGCCGAAGCTTCAGCAGCAGGAGCGGTGGCAGCCGGAGCAGCCGTGTCAGCGGCCGGAGCGGCAGCTTCTTCCTTCTTGCCGCAAGCAGCGAGAGCAACAGCGGCCAGCAGCGATGCGATCAGGAGAGACTTCTTCATTGTTCGTCCTTTAACTTGTAATAACGAAAAACAGGCGATGAATAATTACCGGTAATTATCGCTCTTGAACTGCAAAATTAGGCCCTCCCGGGTGCCGACATATGCAGTGGTCCACAGTACTAGCCAGCCAACGATTATATCCGCGTTTTCCCGGCTTGTGTAGCGCCGAAATTTGCTGATTCGCAATGTTACGCATTATTACAGCCGCGGCCCCAATTGCAACCATCCTTCCAGGGTCCAGTGATGGAAGGTTTCCATCAGATCGGGCAGATCGGCACAGGTCTCGACCTCCTGCGCGCTAAGCTGCCGATTATCGGCCAACTTCTTCAGCCACGGCATCAATTCAGCCGGCGGCTCGTAGGCTTCTCCATTCAGGAAGAAATTGGCCCGGTCGTAAAGCGCAATCGATGCCGGGGCCAGTACCACCCCATGCCGGGACGCCAGTGTCGCATAACGGCGCAACGGCATGTCAGCGATCTCTGCAAATTCAACGCCAGGCTTGGGTTCGGACAGATGGCTGCCCAGGAATTCCGACACCATC belongs to Cupriavidus taiwanensis and includes:
- a CDS encoding MBL fold metallo-hydrolase gives rise to the protein MMRFAFLGSGSEGNSLLIESREDTTTTRVLLDCGFGIRETARRLERLGVTPDQLDAVLVTHEHGDHVGSAYAFAARHRLTVYTSHGTWLATSHLRGADVADVRVCCADHGFAVGGLQVLPYTVPHDAREPLQFVLSDGQARLGVLTDAGMETPYVTARLAGVDALVLECNHDREMLRNSVYPASLKRRIGGDFGHLANEVAASILAQVAHDGLNRVVAAHLSKQNNTRELATGALAAALGARPSEVLVAEQDEGLAWQAVRA